The sequence CACCTCGCGCCGCTATCGACAAGCGCAGCGCGCCTAAGGTGAGTTCAGCTTCAAACGACAACGAAGTGCTGGCGCCGATTCCGGAAACCGCTAAGCGGCAGAGTGCGCCGCCCCCCACCGTAAAAGCGGAGGTCACACCTGGAGAAATACCTGCGGCGCCAGCTGTTAATCCGCAGAGTGTGGCTGGAACTCAGAGTAAGCCGGTTGCCAAGGCGAGCTCTGCCACCGACGCCGAACAAGTGCGTCAGTCGCCGCCGCCAACCGCTGCCGACAACGCTGATTTACAACAGGTGGAGACGTTTGGTCAGGGTGGCTGGTTCGAAATGGTGGACGAGAAGGGCGAATCAACCCGTTGTCGTTTAGCGGCAATTATTAAGCCCACCGGCAAATATATTTTTGTAAACCGCAGTGGTATGAAAGTCGCTGAACATACTAAATACGAGCTTGCAGAACTGCTTGGTGCGAAGCGCTTGCGTGCCTTGGATAACACGATGTTGTTCGATCGCGCGTTGGAGACCGTTGTCTCGAGCTTGCGTAAACCGCAGCCCTAGGGCTTGGTAACACATCCCGAATAGTTATATAGCACGCCGCATCACCCTGGTTGCGGCGCACTTCGCCTTCCATTTTGTTTCAATTATTCACCCGTGGAATTTTCCCTCGCAGTGGCGCCTTCGGTTATCATGCTCGGCGGTAGGGAGAATTTTATGCGTATTTCTAATGGCTGGTTGCAAGAGGTTCGCCACGTGGCGTCACCTAACTACAACGCGCGCCCCCCTGGGTCTGACATCTCGCTCCTCGTTATCCACAATATCAGTCTACCGCCGGGAAAATTCGAGGGTGATGCGGTCGAGCGGTTTTTCACAAACGGCTTACCTCCTGACGAGCATCCTTTCTACTCATCTATTGCAGACATGAGAGTCTCGGCACACTGCTTTGTGCGACGCAACGGCGAGATTATTCAGTTTGTCAGTTTCGCCGAACGCGCCTGGCATGCGGGGCGATCCAGTTTTTATGGTGAGACCGAGTGCAACGACTTTGCAATTGGGGTGGAGTTGGAGGGGACAGACTCGACACCCTATACTGATGAGCAATACGCCAGTTTGGCAAGTCTGACTGAGGCCCTGCAGGCCGCGTATCCAAAAATAACAAAAAGCCGTATTACCGGCCATGCTGACATTGCGCCGGAGAGAAAAACAGACCCGGGGCCAGCGTTCGACTGGTCGCGATATTTTGCGTTGCTGCCATAGTGTTGGGGACTGCTATGAATTTATTTATTGTTATCTTGAGCATTGCGTTTCTTCAGGTGTGGGGCGCTGCAAACCCGTTACACAAAGACAAGTGGTTTGCTGTTTGGGCGGATTGGTGTGAAGCCTTAGTTAAAGGTCACTCTGCTTTCGCGTTTATCTTTGCTGTGCTGCTGCCGTTTTTCGCGATAGTCGCAGTACAGGGCTTTTTACTCTGGTTTTCGCCTTGGTTACTCTTACCCTTGGGAATGCTGGTTTTGCTCTATAGCTTTGGTCGCGGAGAGTTTGCAGACATCGTCAGCGAGTATACCAAGGCCTGCTATATAGAAGATTGGCCGTCTGCGTTAGAGCGCGCCCGGCGTCTTGGGGTTGATGTAGAGAATCTTGCTGATAACGACTGGCCCACGCTTCACAAGCACGTATTAGATGAAGCCGGTTATCGAGGGTTCGAGCGCATGTTTGCAATTCTCTTCTGGTGTTTCAGTTTTGGGCCAGCGGTTGCTTTTTTATATCGCCTGAATTTTCTCTACTCACATAACTTGCGCCCGGATAACCCACAGGCTCAGAAATTACTGTGGGTGCTCGAATGGCCCGCTGTGCGCTTACTGGGCCTCTCGTTCGCTCTTACCGGCAACTTCGTTGGCTGCTTTCAGCGCTGGAAGGAATGTTTTTTCTGCGCCCGGCGAAGCACTGTCGCGGTACTCAGCCCGCTTATTCTGGGGGCGCTATTGGTGGACGACAGCATGACCCAAACTGACGAGGTAACGCGCAAAGAGCTGAATCTCCTCACGAGCCTTTACACTCGAACGCTCTGGCTTTGGTTGGCTGCCGCTGCAGTTTTAATTATTGTGGTCTAAAACAGCTCGGGTAATATGGGGCGGCTATTTTTGGCGTGTATTGGCTATCGAAA comes from Teredinibacter turnerae and encodes:
- a CDS encoding histidine kinase, giving the protein MNLFIVILSIAFLQVWGAANPLHKDKWFAVWADWCEALVKGHSAFAFIFAVLLPFFAIVAVQGFLLWFSPWLLLPLGMLVLLYSFGRGEFADIVSEYTKACYIEDWPSALERARRLGVDVENLADNDWPTLHKHVLDEAGYRGFERMFAILFWCFSFGPAVAFLYRLNFLYSHNLRPDNPQAQKLLWVLEWPAVRLLGLSFALTGNFVGCFQRWKECFFCARRSTVAVLSPLILGALLVDDSMTQTDEVTRKELNLLTSLYTRTLWLWLAAAAVLIIVV
- the ampD gene encoding 1,6-anhydro-N-acetylmuramyl-L-alanine amidase AmpD; amino-acid sequence: MRISNGWLQEVRHVASPNYNARPPGSDISLLVIHNISLPPGKFEGDAVERFFTNGLPPDEHPFYSSIADMRVSAHCFVRRNGEIIQFVSFAERAWHAGRSSFYGETECNDFAIGVELEGTDSTPYTDEQYASLASLTEALQAAYPKITKSRITGHADIAPERKTDPGPAFDWSRYFALLP